DNA from Cottoperca gobio chromosome 4, fCotGob3.1, whole genome shotgun sequence:
AAGTTGTCCAGCACAAATATTACAAGAGAATCAGGACCTGTggatttatattgttttgtgcgctcttttttttctaatcTTTCAATTGTTTTGTCAAGctaagaaaaaaacacaaatccaaTCCATAGCTCATATCTCATTAGAAATAAGGTGGAGCAATAACCTGCATGTCCCTGTCTGCCCCCTGCAGCCTCCTGCTCTCACTCCACCACACACCAGAACGTTTGGAAGCAGAGCTGCAATGGCCAAGTGGCTGAAAGACTACCTGAGCTTCGGCAGCAGGAAGGTGCCTCCACAGCCTCCCACACCAGACTACACAGAGAGCGAGATTCTTAAAGCGTACCGGCTCCAGAGGGACCTGGACTTCGAGGATCCCTACGAGGACTCTGAAAACAGGTCTAGGGGCGAGTCTGGGACTTCGGACCCCGCCACACCTGTGTATGGGTCTCCCATGAAGTCCTCCACTGTGGACGTGAAATCTCCCAAACACAGACTGATCAAAGTGGACTCACAGGAGCTGGGACGCACAAAGATCCTCCTCAGTGCCATCTCTTTAGAGGACCAGCAAGAGCCTGTAAGAGcttttttcagtttgtttgtagGTGTAGGTGTTTGCAGgtcattacaaataaaatttCTTATGTGGAGGTGAGAAGGAGGGATGAAGGGAGGGCAAGGAAGTAGTGAAGGATAAAAGAAACCCACTCTCCTACTTCTCTCTAATACTATTTCCATCACCGTGACAGCTTTATTGATTAGACTCCATAAGCAAGTGACTGGTAATGTGTGTCTCCAATATGCATTCTTTACATAAATCACGTTACATCCCATGCGCCACATAAATTCGGTACCGTAGAAGGAAGAGAAAATTATTGATGGCTGGAGCGGACCATTGAGTTGGAGAGGGTCACAGTCCCTGGAGTTTATGTCCttccataaataataaatgaggtTTAGTTTTGCAAGCTGAGATAGACCCCCTGTATGAGCACATGTTAGGGGCCATATACAGCTCGCCGCGTGGTGATATGCCAAGGGCCACTGGGAGGTATGATTTattgtgctgctgtttgtgtcatCACTGCAGTGCTTTCCTCACTATGTACTGTGCATGGCGTGCTGTAGAGAACAGACACAGCTACTGCtgaagggggggaaaaaaaggcaaacagaTGTTGAGACTGAGCGACTGGAGCGGAAGCAAAAGGTTTTACAAGGAAATGGTCTTCACATTATTCCGCTTACATATGCTTAGTAAGTTAAGGAGTATTTCAGGGTTTTCATCGCTGCAGTTAAATCCATGACTCGGCTCACGGAAAATGCTACAAGTGCGAAAGTCCTGAAGTGGATTGAAGTAATAGTCTTAACTCAAGTCGATAGCCTCCCTCCCCCTCTAGATCCCACTCTCCTGCTCTCATTAATTTCCCAGGGTCTCTGGGAACATCCACACTCTAATTATCATTGCAGATTCCTGTGCATCGATAACCTGTTATCGAATCAACACAGGATTACAATGCAATTCTGTGAGGCAGTGAGCCCTGCGACAGTGATTTCctttgtcagagagagagagagcgatggtGGAGAGAGCACTTTGCcaaaaatgtgtatgtgtttgtaggtatgtacacatgtatttgtgtgtgtgtgtatgtttgtgaacATATGGCTGCCTTTGTAGCTGTCAGTGTGCCAGGTGACCACTGTTTTCCTCCTGCGCTtgcaaaaaagaacaaatgctCCCAACCAACCAGCTCCCTCTGTGTCGCTTCCAACGGCCAAAGGATCCATCATCTTCAGACAGGACTGGTTGCATTGCATATAGCTTAAATGTAGCAACAAACATGCAATACAGTCCCTAAGAGGGAACTATATTGTGTTGCTACTACATAAACATAGCATTGGTGTGTTTTTCTGATGTTGCTCATTAAAGATGCAAATTAGTGTCTGTAACCAAACATATATAGTTCAGTGATTGCTCTGCTCGCGCTCCATCGCTGGGCTTGATGAGCTATTGTCTGCGCAACACTTCCCTTTTTAGCATTTCTACATGTATTACAGACTGAGTTCTCCTAATTACCAGAAAATATGCAGATCCTAGGACGCTTTAATTCAAGTGTTTTCAATGAAAAGTGTGATTGATGAGGTGCAGCTTTTACAAACATTCTGGCTGAAAGTCAAAGTCATTACAGCCTATGATTGCAATTTTGTGCctgaaagataaaaacatttaaatagtggTTTGTATCAGAAATGCAGGAGACAAGTTAATGTTCTGTGTCCAAACCCATTTACCTTCatcagtaagtgtgtgttttgtcctttttttttaaggtggTGCCGTCCGCTCCGCTGGCAGGCGAGACAGATTATTCGGACCCTTTCGACGTTCGCATGGACCACCGGTCAGAACCAGATCTCAGAACGGTTCCCTGCGAGAACAACGGCTACATGGAACCGTATGAGGCCCAGAGGGTCATAACAGGTCAGTGGACTTGTCAGTATCCTTATGAGTATTATGTTTTGACATGGTGTTTGGATTCAATCCCTTTCCTTTTACTGCttcctttttgtatttattatgtaaagCCTTTACATCTATTCAAATAATGATTTAGAACTGTGTTCATAGGATGGACATCCTAAAGGGTTCAATTCTTACCTGAGATAAAAATCACAGACCATAAAATAATGTAACTGTGGCATGAAGTAATATCGTCATTGATGTAAAGACCTTTGATGAACACTGAGATGATCAGGGCGTTTGTAGGGACTTGGCTCGGGGACCGGAGAGTGGCCGGTTCAAGTCCCTGAACGGACCAAGTGTGGAGAGTAGACTGGTACTTTGAGAGATACCAGTTCTTTgcctccttgagcaaggcacctgACCCCCACACTGTGGACGTAGCTGCTcctaatagtgtgtgtgtgtgtgtgtgtgtgtgtgtgtgtgtgtgtgtgtgtgtgtgtgtgtgtgtgtgtcctgtgtgtgacCTTTAAAAGAGAATTCAAAATCCTCTATATCAATAATCTTATCATTCTGtatctctcttctttttctttatagtGAAGTATTTACTTTTGCCTTTACAGAATAATGCATCCCTATTTCTatattttcctttgtttttagAAACACTGAGTTGAGTATTGCTCAGTAATTCCACTTTAATGACTCCGTTTCTACACTAGAGTGTTGAACTTGTCCACTCCGCTGTGTTTTCAGCTCATCGTCGGCTCTCACAAAACGTCCCTTCAGAGATGTCTATCCAGTCTCAGACGCTCCCTCCTCCCTTGTGATTTTCTCCCTCACCATCTATCGTTTTCCATTTGTCTCTCCCCCTATAACATCTCTGTCTGCCCCCTTTCCCcggctctctccctgctctgtcCCAGTCATTTAGTGTAAAAGcgtcccctcccccccctcctctttctccatctctatctctctccatctcGAGTGCTCTCCCTCGGCCCTGAGGGGAGTCTAGCTCTCTATAATCTGTCCTGTTTCCAAATTccatgtcctctcctctctccgcgCTCACTTTCGTTGCCTTTTTGGTGGTCAAATGAAGTTCGTAGTATCAGGCTTGAAGTGAATGAAGCATCCCCCTGCGCTGCCCAATTGAGAAACCTTGAAGAAAATCTTTTCTTGCTGCAGCTGGAGAGATTAGATTCTGAGCGGTGATGGCAGAGCGTTTGGAAAGCATTGTCACAGCTCTTTCATTGACTTTGAATTGGGCCTGTCACTCCGGGgttgtcttttgtctgtctgtgtttcagtctgttgttgctcattaaaaaacacagcagagcgGCAAAGACAGATGTGAGATTAAAACAGTAACTATCTCTCACGCAGACTGTCCTGAAAAGACACCTGTGGGGGTTTTTTCTCCGACTTCAGTGTTAATAGTTTAGTTCATAAGGATAAAAGAGAGACCTCTGTTTCTCTGACGCATATCTGTAAACGCCTAAACACTTCCCGTCGTCATCAATCTTCAATCTATGTCACCTCTCTGTCAAattgctgttttctttcccccccccccgcctgtGTTTTCCTCCATGTTTCCTATAaatttctcattttatttcctcctcGCCTGTTTTTATCTCTCCGCCTTCATCTTCTCCATCTCCAGGCTGTCGCTGACACCGCGGGTTCCCAGCGCAGGTAGAGCAGCGTTCAGCCCCGCTGTGCTTCTGTCTCAATGACTTAACATCAAAGGCTGACAGACCTCCCCCCCCCTAACCTCCCTCCCTTGTCCTTCACTCCCGtcaccctcctctccttgtttcttcactgcttccttttcctcttccttctcctcctcgctccaccacctcctcttcccctcctcccctcctcccctcctccctccaccctcGTCTTCATAACATCAGGGCCTTTCCCCAGGGCCTTCACTTTGTCGCCATGGTGACTACAGGGTCGCCCAACAGCGGTGTCTTGTCGTGTGAAGGTTGAAGTTTTTCTCTGCCTTTCACCAGGGAATCCTTCCATTTAGTCCTGTTCCCTTCTCAAGTGAGTGCACCTCTTTTGCAAGGCTGCTGGCTGTGTGCACAAAAGATGCCTACTCCTTCattccccccaccccccaacacccccctccccccccattTTCTCCTGCTCTTTACCacctgtttcttttttctttttaaatgggtACATTTTTGAGGTCAACATATCAAAGCGCCACCGCtgattgctgctgctgctgcagcttagAGGCTCCTATTGATGCATTTAGAAGTCCGATTTCAGCCTCTCGCGTGCGTCAATAATCTTAAAGCCTTTTATCTCCGCCATATTTGACTCCACACAACGGTCGCAAGTGCTGAGAAACATTTCTCGGCTGGAACCCACTGAGAAAGTGATGAAAATGTTAACGAGGGAACACGGATGCTGTTGTGAGCCGCGCTAGATTGCTGCTGGGATTCAGGATGGAcgagaaaagggggggggggggtttgtctACCGTGTTGCAACTCAGCATCTAGCCCAAGGCCTTGTTAAGCCCCCCCCCCTATATGAGATTCTGCGCTACTgtgaaaacataatttgtttctctcctctaaTTCATGTCGGAGCTCAACAGGCTTTTTGTCTTACTTTGTAATACAGAATAATATCAAATGTTGTTTCTtgcctgcttgtgtgtgtcgtGGGTATGAATCCGTGTTATTTTGTATATGCATCAATAGAGCTGCAGCGTGGTCCGGGAGGAGGACGGTCGCGGGGCGAGGTTCAGCTCTACGACACCCCCTATGAAGATGAGCGAGGCCAGCGCCTGGGTCTGGGTCTGTTGTACGGAGAAGCTCAGGAGGAGGGCAAGGAGAGCAGCAGGCTGCCGCAAGATGACGAGAGACCGGCTGATGAGTATGACCAACCCTGGGAATGGAAAAAGGATCACATCTCCAAAGCTTTCGCAGGTAATATTCTGACACTAAAGTCAATAAAAATCAAGGGTGGAGCAAAGCCCACCTCCGCATCATGTCGGCTGTATAACTGATAATCAATAAGCTCTCATTCAACTACCTGTTCCTACACCTGATTGAAAGAATACTCCATGAACTGCCCCGTCACTGGTCTTTGCTTGTGATTTTCAAACTGGAAAACATGGCGGCAGTTCTGGGAAATTTCAAAATGATGCAGGAAATCaatttatgaatacattttagaCAGAGTTCAGACAATGGAGCTGCTGAATCATGCTTCCTTGTGTATTTAAATCAATATTCAGAGTGTCCCAGAATAAAAGCTGAGGTCCACGATGTCTAAGCGGTGTCCAGGAACAGCTGAAAGCCCCCATATTGGCAATCATCCATTGTTTTTGAAGGAAGTGTCTTCCCTACCACCTTCTGCACAGACACGTGTGCAGCTCCTGGAGCTTTTTGTCAATCATAAACCAGAGTCTTTCGGCAGAACTAGTAAAGATGGTTGAGACCAGGCTTATAAAAAAGGGGCGGTTTCAAAGGTCAGAGCCCTCCCAGGAGCACACGGAGAGCCCTGCTGCTATTACTACATAGTGGAATACTCATCTAACTGTCCTGACCTTTTAATGTAGTGTCTGCCACCAATCACTACATCTCCAAAAGCCTTGTTTTCCAGGAAACGGAGAGGGCTGTGACCTTCACTGGCTCGGCTCAAATGACACATATCTTTCAGTGTCTTTTACTACATTTACGCACCTTCTGGGGACTATTGATTTCCTGCTCTCTCACATATAATGGACCACAGTCACAAAAACCTCTCAGATTGACAGagatgtcgtgtgtgtgtgtgtgtgtgtgtgtgtgtgtgtgtgtgtgtgtgtgtgtgtgtgtgtgtgtgtgtgtgtgt
Protein-coding regions in this window:
- the shdb gene encoding src homology 2 domain containing transforming protein D, b isoform X1 codes for the protein MAKWLKDYLSFGSRKVPPQPPTPDYTESEILKAYRLQRDLDFEDPYEDSENRSRGESGTSDPATPVYGSPMKSSTVDVKSPKHRLIKVDSQELGRTKILLSAISLEDQQEPVVPSAPLAGETDYSDPFDVRMDHRSEPDLRTVPCENNGYMEPYEAQRVITELQRGPGGGRSRGEVQLYDTPYEDERGQRLGLGLLYGEAQEEGKESSRLPQDDERPADEYDQPWEWKKDHISKAFAEMRDLSELPWPAPVGQLEEEPPVREQVQFDGAEWDRSSSPTERLRPPGPRSSPLAGGGLKFRMQQEALTMVGERVDATLPLEKQVWYHGSLSRSEAESLLMLCKECSYLVRNSQNNRSDYSLSLRSCQGFMHMKFTKYKDGKYILGQNSPPFDTIPEVIHFYTTHKLPIRGAEHLSLLFPVLVQTL
- the shdb gene encoding src homology 2 domain containing transforming protein D, b isoform X2, with translation MAKWLKDYLSFGSRKVPPQPPTPDYTESEILKAYRLQRDLDFEDPYEDSENRSRGESGTSDPATPVYGSPMKSSTVDVKSPKHRLIKVDSQELGRTKILLSAISLEDQQEPVVPSAPLAGETDYSDPFDVRMDHRSEPDLRTVPCENNGYMEPYEAQRVITELQRGPGGGRSRGEVQLYDTPYEDERGQRLGLGLLYGEAQEEGKESSRLPQDDERPADEYDQPWEWKKDHISKAFAVQFDGAEWDRSSSPTERLRPPGPRSSPLAGGGLKFRMQQEALTMVGERVDATLPLEKQVWYHGSLSRSEAESLLMLCKECSYLVRNSQNNRSDYSLSLRSCQGFMHMKFTKYKDGKYILGQNSPPFDTIPEVIHFYTTHKLPIRGAEHLSLLFPVLVQTL